One region of Thunnus albacares chromosome 8, fThuAlb1.1, whole genome shotgun sequence genomic DNA includes:
- the pou2f2a gene encoding POU domain, class 2, transcription factor 2 isoform X3 has translation MAGMETFTDGSTDIRMSKPVEVEKLGADSPLDSTDSERNGPESNHQAQSMKVNPFPLSPTLSSSKNKMEECGDMSPALPHSHGPTPSQTALQHTQLMLTGSQLAGLTALLPAQQQLLLQQAQAQLLAAAVQQSSAAHAAHAAHAAAQANQQAQAAAAAANQQAQQQQQQQAGQTGQQAQTQSQGQGQSTQEQTAQSVPVPPPPPQLTLSQPIQLTAQDIQQLLQLQQLVLVPGHSIPSPAQFLLPQAQQGQQGLLSTPNLIPLPQQNQGSLLSAPTRMGLQAPRDKSVEVSVAGGVTTVPSVTSHPEEPSDLEELEQFARTFKQRRIKLGFTQGDVGLAMGKLYGNDFSQTTISRFEALNLSFKNMCKLKPLLEKWLNDAETMSIDSTLPSPSSLSSPSLGFDGIPGRRRKKRTSIETNVRVALERAFLTNQKPTSEEILLIAEQLNMEKEVIRVWFCNRRQKEKRINPSSATPPLPSQPPTAPPTHKPPCYSPHMMSSQLSQAVTSLSTTVTTMSSVCPLTSSLTSTHPSLSSAPSPVTPPPPPRSTASPATPSHSTLNLNTGLWRMGKKNGDVSNYITDFAANLRNTVMGVNTGMNQALLGNNPLATIQALAASGGQLPLSSLEGGSKVMLGASGGQGGGLASSLFLNHPAFLHMGQKPGAGLVSAAIAKASQASPFPSASSISPTPCTPSPCSSPASSCSSSEMAHSPPSLGGAKIE, from the exons ATATCAGGATGTCAAAGCCAGTAGAGGTTGAGAAATTAGGGGCTGACTCACCATTGGACAGCACAG ATTCAGAGCGTAATGGACCTGAATCAAATCACCAG GCTCAGTCAATGAAAGTCAATCCCTTTCCCCTTTCACCAaccctgagcagcagcaag AACAAGATGGAGGAGTGTGGTGATATGTCCCCGGCCCTTCCTCACTCTCACGGCCCGACCCCCTCACAGACAGCCCTGCAACATACACAGCTCATGCTGACCGGCTCCCAACTAGCAGGG TTGACCGCTCTGTTGCCAGCACAGCAGCAGTTGTTGCTGCAGCAGGCTCAGGCGCAGCTCCTGGCTGCAGCTGTGCAGCAGTCAAGTGCAGCCCACGCCGCTCACGCTGCCCACGCAGCCGCCCAAGCCAATCAGCAAGCTCAGGCAGCTGCCGCAGCAGCAAATCAGCaagcccagcagcagcagcagcagcaggcgggACAAACAGGCCAGCAGGCCCAGACGCAGTCCCAGGGACAGGGACAGAGCACACAGGAACAGACCGCCCAAAGTGTCCCTGTcccacctcctccaccccaGCTCACCCTCTCCCAGCCAATCCAGCTCACCGCCCAG gacatccagcagctgctgcagcttcagcAGTTGGTGTTGGTGCCCGGCCACTCGATCCCATCTCCTGCCCAGTTCCTCCTCCCACAGGCACAGCAGGGCCAGCAAG GACTCCTATCGACACCAAATCTTATTCCGCTACCTCAGCAAAACCAAGGGAGCCTGCTGTCTGCTCCAACTAGAATGGGGCTCCAAGCACCG CGAGATAAGAGTGTGGAGGTGAGCGTGGCTGGAGGCGTGACTACGGTGCCCTCTGTGACCTCTCACCCCGAAGAACCCAGTGACCTTGAAGAGCTGGAGCAGTTTGCCCGCACTTTCAAACAGAGACGCATCAAACTGGGTTTCACACAG GGAGATGTTGGCTTGGCCATGGGGAAGCTGTATGGCAATGACTTCAGTCAAACCACCATCTCCCGCTTTGAGGCCCTCAACCTGAGCTTTAAGAACATGTGCAAGCTGAAGCCACTGCTGGAGAAGTGGCTCAATGACGCAG AGACCATGTCCATAGACAGTACCCTGCCCAGCCCCAGCTCGctgtcctctccctctctgggCTTTGACGGGATTCCTGGTCGCCGCAGAAAGAAGAGAACCAGCATCGAGACGAATGTACGCGTGGCCCTGGAGCGCGCTTTCTTGACG AACCAGAAGCCTACCTCAGAAGAGATCCTGCTGATCGCCGAGCAGCTTAACATGGAGAAAGAGGTGATCCGGGTCTGGTTCTGCAACCGCCGGCAGAAAGAGAAACGCATCAATCCCAGCAGTGCCACCCCTCCCTTACCCAGCCAGCCCCCGACTGCCCCACCAACGCACAAACCCCCCTGCTACAGTCCTCACATG ATGTCCAGCCAGCTGTCGCAGGCCGTGACCAGTCTCAGCACAACAGTGACCACCATGTCCTCCGTCTGCCCCCTGACCTCCAGCCTCACCTCCACCCACCCCTCCCTCAGCTCTGCACCCTCCCCAgtgactcctcctcctcctccccgcaGCACGGCCAGCCCAGCCACTCCCAGCCACAGCACACTCAACCTTAACACAGG CTTATGGCGTATGGGTAAAAAGAACGGTGACGTGTCTAACTACATCACCGATTTTGCTGCAAACTTGAG GAACACTGTGATGGGGGTAAACACAGGGATGAACCAAGCCCTCCTCGGTAACAATCCCCTGGCCACTATCcaag CCCTAGCAGCCAGTGGTGGCCAGCTGCCTCTTTCCAGTCTTGAGGGGGGCAGTAAGGTGATGCTGGGGGCCTCTGGGGGCCAGGGAGGGGGCCTCgcctcctccctcttcctcaaCCACCCCGCCTTCCTCCACATGGGCCAGAAACCCGGCGCTGGACTGGTCAGCGCTGCCATAGCCAAAGCCTCCCAGgcctcccccttcccctctgcCAGCAGCATCAGCCCCACCCCCTGTACCCCCTCCCCTTGCTCCAGCCCCgcctcttcctgctcctccagCGAAATGGCACACAGCCCACCCTCTCTGGGCGGGGCCAAGATCGAGTGA
- the pou2f2a gene encoding POU domain, class 2, transcription factor 2 isoform X1: MFVPLPVPFVFQRTAPDLNAWRLKSPLALRSSSDIRMSKPVEVEKLGADSPLDSTDSERNGPESNHQAQSMKVNPFPLSPTLSSSKNKMEECGDMSPALPHSHGPTPSQTALQHTQLMLTGSQLAGLTALLPAQQQLLLQQAQAQLLAAAVQQSSAAHAAHAAHAAAQANQQAQAAAAAANQQAQQQQQQQAGQTGQQAQTQSQGQGQSTQEQTAQSVPVPPPPPQLTLSQPIQLTAQDIQQLLQLQQLVLVPGHSIPSPAQFLLPQAQQGQQGLLSTPNLIPLPQQNQGSLLSAPTRMGLQAPRDKSVEVSVAGGVTTVPSVTSHPEEPSDLEELEQFARTFKQRRIKLGFTQGDVGLAMGKLYGNDFSQTTISRFEALNLSFKNMCKLKPLLEKWLNDAETMSIDSTLPSPSSLSSPSLGFDGIPGRRRKKRTSIETNVRVALERAFLTNQKPTSEEILLIAEQLNMEKEVIRVWFCNRRQKEKRINPSSATPPLPSQPPTAPPTHKPPCYSPHMMSSQLSQAVTSLSTTVTTMSSVCPLTSSLTSTHPSLSSAPSPVTPPPPPRSTASPATPSHSTLNLNTGLWRMGKKNGDVSNYITDFAANLRNTVMGVNTGMNQALLGNNPLATIQALAASGGQLPLSSLEGGSKVMLGASGGQGGGLASSLFLNHPAFLHMGQKPGAGLVSAAIAKASQASPFPSASSISPTPCTPSPCSSPASSCSSSEMAHSPPSLGGAKIE; this comes from the exons ATATCAGGATGTCAAAGCCAGTAGAGGTTGAGAAATTAGGGGCTGACTCACCATTGGACAGCACAG ATTCAGAGCGTAATGGACCTGAATCAAATCACCAG GCTCAGTCAATGAAAGTCAATCCCTTTCCCCTTTCACCAaccctgagcagcagcaag AACAAGATGGAGGAGTGTGGTGATATGTCCCCGGCCCTTCCTCACTCTCACGGCCCGACCCCCTCACAGACAGCCCTGCAACATACACAGCTCATGCTGACCGGCTCCCAACTAGCAGGG TTGACCGCTCTGTTGCCAGCACAGCAGCAGTTGTTGCTGCAGCAGGCTCAGGCGCAGCTCCTGGCTGCAGCTGTGCAGCAGTCAAGTGCAGCCCACGCCGCTCACGCTGCCCACGCAGCCGCCCAAGCCAATCAGCAAGCTCAGGCAGCTGCCGCAGCAGCAAATCAGCaagcccagcagcagcagcagcagcaggcgggACAAACAGGCCAGCAGGCCCAGACGCAGTCCCAGGGACAGGGACAGAGCACACAGGAACAGACCGCCCAAAGTGTCCCTGTcccacctcctccaccccaGCTCACCCTCTCCCAGCCAATCCAGCTCACCGCCCAG gacatccagcagctgctgcagcttcagcAGTTGGTGTTGGTGCCCGGCCACTCGATCCCATCTCCTGCCCAGTTCCTCCTCCCACAGGCACAGCAGGGCCAGCAAG GACTCCTATCGACACCAAATCTTATTCCGCTACCTCAGCAAAACCAAGGGAGCCTGCTGTCTGCTCCAACTAGAATGGGGCTCCAAGCACCG CGAGATAAGAGTGTGGAGGTGAGCGTGGCTGGAGGCGTGACTACGGTGCCCTCTGTGACCTCTCACCCCGAAGAACCCAGTGACCTTGAAGAGCTGGAGCAGTTTGCCCGCACTTTCAAACAGAGACGCATCAAACTGGGTTTCACACAG GGAGATGTTGGCTTGGCCATGGGGAAGCTGTATGGCAATGACTTCAGTCAAACCACCATCTCCCGCTTTGAGGCCCTCAACCTGAGCTTTAAGAACATGTGCAAGCTGAAGCCACTGCTGGAGAAGTGGCTCAATGACGCAG AGACCATGTCCATAGACAGTACCCTGCCCAGCCCCAGCTCGctgtcctctccctctctgggCTTTGACGGGATTCCTGGTCGCCGCAGAAAGAAGAGAACCAGCATCGAGACGAATGTACGCGTGGCCCTGGAGCGCGCTTTCTTGACG AACCAGAAGCCTACCTCAGAAGAGATCCTGCTGATCGCCGAGCAGCTTAACATGGAGAAAGAGGTGATCCGGGTCTGGTTCTGCAACCGCCGGCAGAAAGAGAAACGCATCAATCCCAGCAGTGCCACCCCTCCCTTACCCAGCCAGCCCCCGACTGCCCCACCAACGCACAAACCCCCCTGCTACAGTCCTCACATG ATGTCCAGCCAGCTGTCGCAGGCCGTGACCAGTCTCAGCACAACAGTGACCACCATGTCCTCCGTCTGCCCCCTGACCTCCAGCCTCACCTCCACCCACCCCTCCCTCAGCTCTGCACCCTCCCCAgtgactcctcctcctcctccccgcaGCACGGCCAGCCCAGCCACTCCCAGCCACAGCACACTCAACCTTAACACAGG CTTATGGCGTATGGGTAAAAAGAACGGTGACGTGTCTAACTACATCACCGATTTTGCTGCAAACTTGAG GAACACTGTGATGGGGGTAAACACAGGGATGAACCAAGCCCTCCTCGGTAACAATCCCCTGGCCACTATCcaag CCCTAGCAGCCAGTGGTGGCCAGCTGCCTCTTTCCAGTCTTGAGGGGGGCAGTAAGGTGATGCTGGGGGCCTCTGGGGGCCAGGGAGGGGGCCTCgcctcctccctcttcctcaaCCACCCCGCCTTCCTCCACATGGGCCAGAAACCCGGCGCTGGACTGGTCAGCGCTGCCATAGCCAAAGCCTCCCAGgcctcccccttcccctctgcCAGCAGCATCAGCCCCACCCCCTGTACCCCCTCCCCTTGCTCCAGCCCCgcctcttcctgctcctccagCGAAATGGCACACAGCCCACCCTCTCTGGGCGGGGCCAAGATCGAGTGA
- the pou2f2a gene encoding POU domain, class 2, transcription factor 2 isoform X4, whose product MFVPLPVPFVFQRTAPDLNAWRLKSPLALRSSSDIRMSKPVEVEKLGADSPLDSTDSERNGPESNHQAQSMKVNPFPLSPTLSSSKNKMEECGDMSPALPHSHGPTPSQTALQHTQLMLTGSQLAGDIQQLLQLQQLVLVPGHSIPSPAQFLLPQAQQGQQGLLSTPNLIPLPQQNQGSLLSAPTRMGLQAPRDKSVEVSVAGGVTTVPSVTSHPEEPSDLEELEQFARTFKQRRIKLGFTQGDVGLAMGKLYGNDFSQTTISRFEALNLSFKNMCKLKPLLEKWLNDAETMSIDSTLPSPSSLSSPSLGFDGIPGRRRKKRTSIETNVRVALERAFLTNQKPTSEEILLIAEQLNMEKEVIRVWFCNRRQKEKRINPSSATPPLPSQPPTAPPTHKPPCYSPHMMSSQLSQAVTSLSTTVTTMSSVCPLTSSLTSTHPSLSSAPSPVTPPPPPRSTASPATPSHSTLNLNTGLWRMGKKNGDVSNYITDFAANLRNTVMGVNTGMNQALLGNNPLATIQALAASGGQLPLSSLEGGSKVMLGASGGQGGGLASSLFLNHPAFLHMGQKPGAGLVSAAIAKASQASPFPSASSISPTPCTPSPCSSPASSCSSSEMAHSPPSLGGAKIE is encoded by the exons ATATCAGGATGTCAAAGCCAGTAGAGGTTGAGAAATTAGGGGCTGACTCACCATTGGACAGCACAG ATTCAGAGCGTAATGGACCTGAATCAAATCACCAG GCTCAGTCAATGAAAGTCAATCCCTTTCCCCTTTCACCAaccctgagcagcagcaag AACAAGATGGAGGAGTGTGGTGATATGTCCCCGGCCCTTCCTCACTCTCACGGCCCGACCCCCTCACAGACAGCCCTGCAACATACACAGCTCATGCTGACCGGCTCCCAACTAGCAGGG gacatccagcagctgctgcagcttcagcAGTTGGTGTTGGTGCCCGGCCACTCGATCCCATCTCCTGCCCAGTTCCTCCTCCCACAGGCACAGCAGGGCCAGCAAG GACTCCTATCGACACCAAATCTTATTCCGCTACCTCAGCAAAACCAAGGGAGCCTGCTGTCTGCTCCAACTAGAATGGGGCTCCAAGCACCG CGAGATAAGAGTGTGGAGGTGAGCGTGGCTGGAGGCGTGACTACGGTGCCCTCTGTGACCTCTCACCCCGAAGAACCCAGTGACCTTGAAGAGCTGGAGCAGTTTGCCCGCACTTTCAAACAGAGACGCATCAAACTGGGTTTCACACAG GGAGATGTTGGCTTGGCCATGGGGAAGCTGTATGGCAATGACTTCAGTCAAACCACCATCTCCCGCTTTGAGGCCCTCAACCTGAGCTTTAAGAACATGTGCAAGCTGAAGCCACTGCTGGAGAAGTGGCTCAATGACGCAG AGACCATGTCCATAGACAGTACCCTGCCCAGCCCCAGCTCGctgtcctctccctctctgggCTTTGACGGGATTCCTGGTCGCCGCAGAAAGAAGAGAACCAGCATCGAGACGAATGTACGCGTGGCCCTGGAGCGCGCTTTCTTGACG AACCAGAAGCCTACCTCAGAAGAGATCCTGCTGATCGCCGAGCAGCTTAACATGGAGAAAGAGGTGATCCGGGTCTGGTTCTGCAACCGCCGGCAGAAAGAGAAACGCATCAATCCCAGCAGTGCCACCCCTCCCTTACCCAGCCAGCCCCCGACTGCCCCACCAACGCACAAACCCCCCTGCTACAGTCCTCACATG ATGTCCAGCCAGCTGTCGCAGGCCGTGACCAGTCTCAGCACAACAGTGACCACCATGTCCTCCGTCTGCCCCCTGACCTCCAGCCTCACCTCCACCCACCCCTCCCTCAGCTCTGCACCCTCCCCAgtgactcctcctcctcctccccgcaGCACGGCCAGCCCAGCCACTCCCAGCCACAGCACACTCAACCTTAACACAGG CTTATGGCGTATGGGTAAAAAGAACGGTGACGTGTCTAACTACATCACCGATTTTGCTGCAAACTTGAG GAACACTGTGATGGGGGTAAACACAGGGATGAACCAAGCCCTCCTCGGTAACAATCCCCTGGCCACTATCcaag CCCTAGCAGCCAGTGGTGGCCAGCTGCCTCTTTCCAGTCTTGAGGGGGGCAGTAAGGTGATGCTGGGGGCCTCTGGGGGCCAGGGAGGGGGCCTCgcctcctccctcttcctcaaCCACCCCGCCTTCCTCCACATGGGCCAGAAACCCGGCGCTGGACTGGTCAGCGCTGCCATAGCCAAAGCCTCCCAGgcctcccccttcccctctgcCAGCAGCATCAGCCCCACCCCCTGTACCCCCTCCCCTTGCTCCAGCCCCgcctcttcctgctcctccagCGAAATGGCACACAGCCCACCCTCTCTGGGCGGGGCCAAGATCGAGTGA
- the pou2f2a gene encoding POU domain, class 2, transcription factor 2 isoform X5, producing MFVPLPVPFVFQRTAPDLNAWRLKSPLALRSSSDIRMSKPVEVEKLGADSPLDSTDSERNGPESNHQAQSMKVNPFPLSPTLSSSKNKMEECGDMSPALPHSHGPTPSQTALQHTQLMLTGSQLAGLTALLPAQQQLLLQQAQAQLLAAAVQQSSAAHAAHAAHAAAQANQQAQAAAAAANQQAQQQQQQQAGQTGQQAQTQSQGQGQSTQEQTAQSVPVPPPPPQLTLSQPIQLTAQDIQQLLQLQQLVLVPGHSIPSPAQFLLPQAQQGQQGLLSTPNLIPLPQQNQGSLLSAPTRMGLQAPRDKSVEVSVAGGVTTVPSVTSHPEEPSDLEELEQFARTFKQRRIKLGFTQGDVGLAMGKLYGNDFSQTTISRFEALNLSFKNMCKLKPLLEKWLNDAETMSIDSTLPSPSSLSSPSLGFDGIPGRRRKKRTSIETNVRVALERAFLTNQKPTSEEILLIAEQLNMEKEVIRVWFCNRRQKEKRINPSSATPPLPSQPPTAPPTHKPPCYSPHMMSSQLSQAVTSLSTTVTTMSSVCPLTSSLTSTHPSLSSAPSPVTPPPPPRSTASPATPSHSTLNLNTGLWRMGKKNGDVSNYITDFAANLSPSSQWWPAASFQS from the exons ATATCAGGATGTCAAAGCCAGTAGAGGTTGAGAAATTAGGGGCTGACTCACCATTGGACAGCACAG ATTCAGAGCGTAATGGACCTGAATCAAATCACCAG GCTCAGTCAATGAAAGTCAATCCCTTTCCCCTTTCACCAaccctgagcagcagcaag AACAAGATGGAGGAGTGTGGTGATATGTCCCCGGCCCTTCCTCACTCTCACGGCCCGACCCCCTCACAGACAGCCCTGCAACATACACAGCTCATGCTGACCGGCTCCCAACTAGCAGGG TTGACCGCTCTGTTGCCAGCACAGCAGCAGTTGTTGCTGCAGCAGGCTCAGGCGCAGCTCCTGGCTGCAGCTGTGCAGCAGTCAAGTGCAGCCCACGCCGCTCACGCTGCCCACGCAGCCGCCCAAGCCAATCAGCAAGCTCAGGCAGCTGCCGCAGCAGCAAATCAGCaagcccagcagcagcagcagcagcaggcgggACAAACAGGCCAGCAGGCCCAGACGCAGTCCCAGGGACAGGGACAGAGCACACAGGAACAGACCGCCCAAAGTGTCCCTGTcccacctcctccaccccaGCTCACCCTCTCCCAGCCAATCCAGCTCACCGCCCAG gacatccagcagctgctgcagcttcagcAGTTGGTGTTGGTGCCCGGCCACTCGATCCCATCTCCTGCCCAGTTCCTCCTCCCACAGGCACAGCAGGGCCAGCAAG GACTCCTATCGACACCAAATCTTATTCCGCTACCTCAGCAAAACCAAGGGAGCCTGCTGTCTGCTCCAACTAGAATGGGGCTCCAAGCACCG CGAGATAAGAGTGTGGAGGTGAGCGTGGCTGGAGGCGTGACTACGGTGCCCTCTGTGACCTCTCACCCCGAAGAACCCAGTGACCTTGAAGAGCTGGAGCAGTTTGCCCGCACTTTCAAACAGAGACGCATCAAACTGGGTTTCACACAG GGAGATGTTGGCTTGGCCATGGGGAAGCTGTATGGCAATGACTTCAGTCAAACCACCATCTCCCGCTTTGAGGCCCTCAACCTGAGCTTTAAGAACATGTGCAAGCTGAAGCCACTGCTGGAGAAGTGGCTCAATGACGCAG AGACCATGTCCATAGACAGTACCCTGCCCAGCCCCAGCTCGctgtcctctccctctctgggCTTTGACGGGATTCCTGGTCGCCGCAGAAAGAAGAGAACCAGCATCGAGACGAATGTACGCGTGGCCCTGGAGCGCGCTTTCTTGACG AACCAGAAGCCTACCTCAGAAGAGATCCTGCTGATCGCCGAGCAGCTTAACATGGAGAAAGAGGTGATCCGGGTCTGGTTCTGCAACCGCCGGCAGAAAGAGAAACGCATCAATCCCAGCAGTGCCACCCCTCCCTTACCCAGCCAGCCCCCGACTGCCCCACCAACGCACAAACCCCCCTGCTACAGTCCTCACATG ATGTCCAGCCAGCTGTCGCAGGCCGTGACCAGTCTCAGCACAACAGTGACCACCATGTCCTCCGTCTGCCCCCTGACCTCCAGCCTCACCTCCACCCACCCCTCCCTCAGCTCTGCACCCTCCCCAgtgactcctcctcctcctccccgcaGCACGGCCAGCCCAGCCACTCCCAGCCACAGCACACTCAACCTTAACACAGG CTTATGGCGTATGGGTAAAAAGAACGGTGACGTGTCTAACTACATCACCGATTTTGCTGCAAACTTGAG CCCTAGCAGCCAGTGGTGGCCAGCTGCCTCTTTCCAGTCTTGA
- the pou2f2a gene encoding POU domain, class 2, transcription factor 2 isoform X2, with protein sequence MTKTAAFAAKDFSSMWLPDIRMSKPVEVEKLGADSPLDSTDSERNGPESNHQAQSMKVNPFPLSPTLSSSKNKMEECGDMSPALPHSHGPTPSQTALQHTQLMLTGSQLAGLTALLPAQQQLLLQQAQAQLLAAAVQQSSAAHAAHAAHAAAQANQQAQAAAAAANQQAQQQQQQQAGQTGQQAQTQSQGQGQSTQEQTAQSVPVPPPPPQLTLSQPIQLTAQDIQQLLQLQQLVLVPGHSIPSPAQFLLPQAQQGQQGLLSTPNLIPLPQQNQGSLLSAPTRMGLQAPRDKSVEVSVAGGVTTVPSVTSHPEEPSDLEELEQFARTFKQRRIKLGFTQGDVGLAMGKLYGNDFSQTTISRFEALNLSFKNMCKLKPLLEKWLNDAETMSIDSTLPSPSSLSSPSLGFDGIPGRRRKKRTSIETNVRVALERAFLTNQKPTSEEILLIAEQLNMEKEVIRVWFCNRRQKEKRINPSSATPPLPSQPPTAPPTHKPPCYSPHMMSSQLSQAVTSLSTTVTTMSSVCPLTSSLTSTHPSLSSAPSPVTPPPPPRSTASPATPSHSTLNLNTGLWRMGKKNGDVSNYITDFAANLRNTVMGVNTGMNQALLGNNPLATIQALAASGGQLPLSSLEGGSKVMLGASGGQGGGLASSLFLNHPAFLHMGQKPGAGLVSAAIAKASQASPFPSASSISPTPCTPSPCSSPASSCSSSEMAHSPPSLGGAKIE encoded by the exons ATATCAGGATGTCAAAGCCAGTAGAGGTTGAGAAATTAGGGGCTGACTCACCATTGGACAGCACAG ATTCAGAGCGTAATGGACCTGAATCAAATCACCAG GCTCAGTCAATGAAAGTCAATCCCTTTCCCCTTTCACCAaccctgagcagcagcaag AACAAGATGGAGGAGTGTGGTGATATGTCCCCGGCCCTTCCTCACTCTCACGGCCCGACCCCCTCACAGACAGCCCTGCAACATACACAGCTCATGCTGACCGGCTCCCAACTAGCAGGG TTGACCGCTCTGTTGCCAGCACAGCAGCAGTTGTTGCTGCAGCAGGCTCAGGCGCAGCTCCTGGCTGCAGCTGTGCAGCAGTCAAGTGCAGCCCACGCCGCTCACGCTGCCCACGCAGCCGCCCAAGCCAATCAGCAAGCTCAGGCAGCTGCCGCAGCAGCAAATCAGCaagcccagcagcagcagcagcagcaggcgggACAAACAGGCCAGCAGGCCCAGACGCAGTCCCAGGGACAGGGACAGAGCACACAGGAACAGACCGCCCAAAGTGTCCCTGTcccacctcctccaccccaGCTCACCCTCTCCCAGCCAATCCAGCTCACCGCCCAG gacatccagcagctgctgcagcttcagcAGTTGGTGTTGGTGCCCGGCCACTCGATCCCATCTCCTGCCCAGTTCCTCCTCCCACAGGCACAGCAGGGCCAGCAAG GACTCCTATCGACACCAAATCTTATTCCGCTACCTCAGCAAAACCAAGGGAGCCTGCTGTCTGCTCCAACTAGAATGGGGCTCCAAGCACCG CGAGATAAGAGTGTGGAGGTGAGCGTGGCTGGAGGCGTGACTACGGTGCCCTCTGTGACCTCTCACCCCGAAGAACCCAGTGACCTTGAAGAGCTGGAGCAGTTTGCCCGCACTTTCAAACAGAGACGCATCAAACTGGGTTTCACACAG GGAGATGTTGGCTTGGCCATGGGGAAGCTGTATGGCAATGACTTCAGTCAAACCACCATCTCCCGCTTTGAGGCCCTCAACCTGAGCTTTAAGAACATGTGCAAGCTGAAGCCACTGCTGGAGAAGTGGCTCAATGACGCAG AGACCATGTCCATAGACAGTACCCTGCCCAGCCCCAGCTCGctgtcctctccctctctgggCTTTGACGGGATTCCTGGTCGCCGCAGAAAGAAGAGAACCAGCATCGAGACGAATGTACGCGTGGCCCTGGAGCGCGCTTTCTTGACG AACCAGAAGCCTACCTCAGAAGAGATCCTGCTGATCGCCGAGCAGCTTAACATGGAGAAAGAGGTGATCCGGGTCTGGTTCTGCAACCGCCGGCAGAAAGAGAAACGCATCAATCCCAGCAGTGCCACCCCTCCCTTACCCAGCCAGCCCCCGACTGCCCCACCAACGCACAAACCCCCCTGCTACAGTCCTCACATG ATGTCCAGCCAGCTGTCGCAGGCCGTGACCAGTCTCAGCACAACAGTGACCACCATGTCCTCCGTCTGCCCCCTGACCTCCAGCCTCACCTCCACCCACCCCTCCCTCAGCTCTGCACCCTCCCCAgtgactcctcctcctcctccccgcaGCACGGCCAGCCCAGCCACTCCCAGCCACAGCACACTCAACCTTAACACAGG CTTATGGCGTATGGGTAAAAAGAACGGTGACGTGTCTAACTACATCACCGATTTTGCTGCAAACTTGAG GAACACTGTGATGGGGGTAAACACAGGGATGAACCAAGCCCTCCTCGGTAACAATCCCCTGGCCACTATCcaag CCCTAGCAGCCAGTGGTGGCCAGCTGCCTCTTTCCAGTCTTGAGGGGGGCAGTAAGGTGATGCTGGGGGCCTCTGGGGGCCAGGGAGGGGGCCTCgcctcctccctcttcctcaaCCACCCCGCCTTCCTCCACATGGGCCAGAAACCCGGCGCTGGACTGGTCAGCGCTGCCATAGCCAAAGCCTCCCAGgcctcccccttcccctctgcCAGCAGCATCAGCCCCACCCCCTGTACCCCCTCCCCTTGCTCCAGCCCCgcctcttcctgctcctccagCGAAATGGCACACAGCCCACCCTCTCTGGGCGGGGCCAAGATCGAGTGA